The following are encoded in a window of Perca fluviatilis chromosome 21, GENO_Pfluv_1.0, whole genome shotgun sequence genomic DNA:
- the lrrc3ca gene encoding leucine-rich repeat-containing protein 3B, with protein MSLLADWLLRHSVVMCLLLHSLVLMTFCFHHAATSCSKSCYCSESDSGGKTVRCSNLQLTEIPQDIPNDTQRIYLDFNLFTTVPTNAFTGLPYLVELDLSHNELSQLEPGAFRGLGSTLQFLDLSSNKLVNFTPEAFEGLRSRANLTNNPWHCDCNLQMAMPRVDLEPASLTGIVCQTSDPKEIGVQGLAFLLAPDIDLCVVMKRTTDVAMLVVMFGWFTMVISYLVYYVRANQEDARRHLEYLKSLPGKQGRSEESSTISTVV; from the coding sequence ATGTCCCTACTTGCAGACTGGTTACTGCGCCACTCAGTGGTCATGTGTTTGCTGCTGCACAGCCTGGTGCTAATGACCTTCTGCTTCCACCATGCTGCCACCAGTTGCTCCAAGAGCTGCTACTGCTCTGAGAGCGATAGCGGCGGCAAGACAGTGCGCTGCAGCAACCTGCAGCTCACAGAGATCCCCCAGGATATCCCCAATGACACACAACGCATCTACCTGGACTTCAACCTCTTCACTACAGTCCCAACAAATGCTTTTACAGGTTTGCCCTACCTGGTTGAACTGGATCTATCCCACAATGAACTAAGCCAGTTAGAACCAGGTGCATTCAGAGGCCTGGGCTCCACACTACAGTTCCTAGACCTTTCTTCTAACAAGTTAGTCAACTTTACCCCTGAGGCCTTCGAGGGCCTGCGGTCTCGCGCCAACCTAACAAACAATCCCTGGCATTGTGACTGCAACTTGCAGATGGCCATGCCCCGTGTGGACCTGGAGCCTGCGTCACTGACGGGCATCGTGTGCCAGACTTCAGATCCAAAGGAAATAGGAGTTCAAGGACTTGCCTTCCTGTTGGCTCCAGACATAGACCTATGTGTGGTGATGAAGAGGACTACAGATGTGGCCATGCTGGTCGTCATGTTCGGCTGGTTCACCATGGTCATCTCCTACCTGGTCTACTATGTCAGGGCTAATCAGGAGGACGCCCGCAGGCACCTGGAGTATCTTAAGTCGTTGCCCGGCAAACAGGGCAGGTCAGAGGAGTCCTCCACCATTAGTACTGTGGTATAG